One part of the Glycine max cultivar Williams 82 chromosome 14, Glycine_max_v4.0, whole genome shotgun sequence genome encodes these proteins:
- the LOC102665984 gene encoding uncharacterized protein — MEKKERGEYSLDGETTISNFSVLKSSLSFPKLDIMILFFHSYSKLATMNIPMFDMFIAPSWLLFMVLVFVLSLVDLFSTPLLEVSCTIPFAYFFVMPYYIYFLDKFFCSIAEALSRLDVVIRHPNALHADNIIAYDNVVSALGKICQFHRDSINAAQVVPAWLSCLPIKGDLIEAKVVHDQLCSMVERSDRELIGPNNQYLSKIVAVFAEILCAGNDLATE, encoded by the exons ATGGAGAAGAAAGAGAGGGGGGAGTACAGTTTGGATGGAGAAACAACTATAAGCAATTTTTCAGTTCTCAAATCAAGTTTAAGTTTCCCAAAACTCG ATATTAtgattcttttcttccattcttACTCGAAGCTTGCAACGATGAATATCCCGATGTTCGACATGTTCATTGCCCCATCTtg GCTGTTATTTatggtgttggtgtttgtgctGAGTTTGGTGGATCTGTTTTCAACCCCCTTGTTGGAGGTTAGTTGCACAATACCATTtgcttatttttttgtcatgccttactatatatattttttggataaatttttctgTTCTATTGCAGAGGCACTTTCAAGGTTAGATGTTGTGATAAGGCATCCAAATGCACTACATGCTGATAACATAATAGCATATGACAATGTCGTCTCAGCTCTTGGAAAAATATGCCAATTCCATCGTGATAGCATAAATGCAGCACAG GTTGTTCCTGCCTGGCTAAGTTGCTTGCCTATAAAAGGTGATTTAATTGAAGCTAAGGTTGTGCATGACCAACTTTGTTCAATGGTTGAAAG ATCTGATAGAGAACTTATAGGTCCCAACAATCAATATCTTTCCAAAATTGTTGCAGTTTTTGCCGAG ATTTTATGTGCGGGAAATGATTTGGCAACCGAATAG